In Haliaeetus albicilla chromosome 12, bHalAlb1.1, whole genome shotgun sequence, a genomic segment contains:
- the DDX5 gene encoding probable ATP-dependent RNA helicase DDX5 isoform X2, with amino-acid sequence MPGFGAPRFGGSRGGPLSGKKFGNPGEKLTKKKWNLDELPKFEKNFYQEHPDVVRRTVQEVEQYRSSKEVTVRGHNCPKPIINFYEANFPANVMEVIQRQNFTEPTAIQAQGWPVALSGLDMVGVAQTGSGKTLSYLLPAIVHINHQPFLERGDGPICLVLAPTRELAQQVQQVAAEYSRACRLKSTCIYGGAPKGPQIRDLERGVEICIATPGRLIDFLEAGKTNLRRCTYLVLDEADRMLDMGFEPQIRKIVDQIRPDRQTLMWSATWPKEVRQLAEDFLKEYVHINIGALELSANHNILQIVDVCHDVEKDDKLIRLMEEIMSEKENKTIVFVETKRRCDDLTRKMRRDGWPAMGIHGDKSQQERDWVLNEFKHGKAPILIATDVASRGLDVEDVKFVINYDYPNSSEDYIHRIGRTARSTKTGTAYTFFTPNNIKQVNDLISVLREANQAINPKLLQLIEDRGSGRSRGDRRDRYSAGKRGGFSSFRERENFERNYGALGKRDFGAKTQNGAYSAQSFSNGTPFGNGFAAAGMQAGFRAGNPAGAYQNGYDQQYGSNIANMHNGMNQQQYAYPATGAAPMIGYPMPTSYSQ; translated from the exons ATGCCCGG GTTTGGAGCCCCCCGTTTTGGAGGAAGTAGAGGTGGACCtctttctggaaagaaatttGGAAATCCTGGGGAAAAacttacaaaaaagaaatggaatttaGATGAGCTGCCCAAATTTGAGAAGAACTTCTATCAAGAACATCCTGATGTAGTGAGACGTACTGTG CAAGAAGTTGAACAGTACAGATCAAGCAAAGAAGTCACAGTTAGGGGCCATAACTGTCCAAAACCGATTATAAACTTCTATGAAGCTAACTTTCCTG CAAATGTTATGGAAGTAATTCAGAGGCAGAACTTCACTGAACCAACTGCTATTCAAGCACAAGGATGGCCTGTTGCATTGAGTGGATTGGATATGGTTGGAGTGGCACAGACTGGATCAGGGAAAACACTGTCT TACTTGTTGCCTGCTATTGTGCATATAAATCACCAGCCATTCCTGGAGCGAGGAGATGGACCTATT TGTCTTGTGCTGGCACCAACTCGTGAACTGGCTCAACAAGTGCAGCAGGTAGCTGCTGAATATAGCAGAGCATGCCGTTTGAAGTCTACATGTATTTATGGAGGTGCTCCAAAGGGACCACAGATTCGTGACTTAGAAAGAG GTGTGGAAATCTGCATTGCAACACCTGGAAGACTTATAGACTTCTTGGAAGCTGGGAAGACCAATCTCAGGAGGTGTACTTACCTTGTCCTTGATGAAGCTGACAGGATGCTTGACATGGGATTTGAACCTCAGATCAGAAAAATTGTGGATCAGATAAGA CCTGACAGGCAAACTCTGATGTGGAGTGCCACATGGCCAAAGGAAGTAAGGCAGCTGGCTGAAGACTTTTTGAAAGAATATGTACACATCAACATTGGTGCATTAGAACTAAGTGCAAATCACAACATTCTTCAGATTGTGGATGTGTGTCATGATGTAGAGAAAGATGACAA GCTTATTCGTTTGATGGAAGAAATAATGagtgagaaggaaaataaaacaattgtTTTTGTGGAAACCAAAAGACGGTGTGATGATCTTACCAGGAAAATGAGGAGAGATGG GTGGCCAGCAATGGGTATTCATGGTGATAAAAGTCAGCAGGAGCGTGACTGGGTTCTAAATG AATTCAAACATGGAAAAGCACCAATCCTGATTGCTACAGATGTTGCATCCAGAGGTCTAG ATGTGGAAGATGTGAAATTTGTCATCAATTATGACTACCCTAACTCCTCAGAGGACTATATCCACCGAATTGGACGAACTGCCCGCAGTACCAAAACAGGCACAGCATACACATTCTTTACTCCTAACAATATTAAGCAAGTAAATGACCTCATCTCTGTGCTTCGGGAGGCTAATCAAGCCATCAACCCCAAATTGCTTCAGTTGATTGAAGACAGAGGTTCAG GTCGTTCCCGAGGTGATCGACGTGACAGATATTCTGCGGGCAAAAGGGGTGGATTTAGTAGTTTTAGAGAGAGGGAGAACTTTGAGAGAAACTATGGTGCACTAGGAAAGAGAGACTTTGGAGCAAAAACTCAAAATGGGGCCTACAGTGCCCAAAGTTTCAGTAATGGAACTCCTTTTGGAAATGGCTTTGCAGCTGCAGGCATGCAAGCTGGCTTCAGGGCTGGTAACCCTGCAGGAGCTTACCAGAATGGCTATGATCAGCAGTATGGAAGTAATATTGCAAATATGCACAATGGCATGAACCAACAGCAGTATGCATATCCTGCCACTGGTGCTGCTCCTATGATAGGTTACCCAATGCCGACAAGTTATTCTCAATAA
- the DDX5 gene encoding probable ATP-dependent RNA helicase DDX5 isoform X1, which yields MPGYSSDRDRGFGAPRFGGSRGGPLSGKKFGNPGEKLTKKKWNLDELPKFEKNFYQEHPDVVRRTVQEVEQYRSSKEVTVRGHNCPKPIINFYEANFPANVMEVIQRQNFTEPTAIQAQGWPVALSGLDMVGVAQTGSGKTLSYLLPAIVHINHQPFLERGDGPICLVLAPTRELAQQVQQVAAEYSRACRLKSTCIYGGAPKGPQIRDLERGVEICIATPGRLIDFLEAGKTNLRRCTYLVLDEADRMLDMGFEPQIRKIVDQIRPDRQTLMWSATWPKEVRQLAEDFLKEYVHINIGALELSANHNILQIVDVCHDVEKDDKLIRLMEEIMSEKENKTIVFVETKRRCDDLTRKMRRDGWPAMGIHGDKSQQERDWVLNEFKHGKAPILIATDVASRGLDVEDVKFVINYDYPNSSEDYIHRIGRTARSTKTGTAYTFFTPNNIKQVNDLISVLREANQAINPKLLQLIEDRGSGRSRGDRRDRYSAGKRGGFSSFRERENFERNYGALGKRDFGAKTQNGAYSAQSFSNGTPFGNGFAAAGMQAGFRAGNPAGAYQNGYDQQYGSNIANMHNGMNQQQYAYPATGAAPMIGYPMPTSYSQ from the exons ATGCCCGGGTATTCCAGCGACAGGGATAGAGG GTTTGGAGCCCCCCGTTTTGGAGGAAGTAGAGGTGGACCtctttctggaaagaaatttGGAAATCCTGGGGAAAAacttacaaaaaagaaatggaatttaGATGAGCTGCCCAAATTTGAGAAGAACTTCTATCAAGAACATCCTGATGTAGTGAGACGTACTGTG CAAGAAGTTGAACAGTACAGATCAAGCAAAGAAGTCACAGTTAGGGGCCATAACTGTCCAAAACCGATTATAAACTTCTATGAAGCTAACTTTCCTG CAAATGTTATGGAAGTAATTCAGAGGCAGAACTTCACTGAACCAACTGCTATTCAAGCACAAGGATGGCCTGTTGCATTGAGTGGATTGGATATGGTTGGAGTGGCACAGACTGGATCAGGGAAAACACTGTCT TACTTGTTGCCTGCTATTGTGCATATAAATCACCAGCCATTCCTGGAGCGAGGAGATGGACCTATT TGTCTTGTGCTGGCACCAACTCGTGAACTGGCTCAACAAGTGCAGCAGGTAGCTGCTGAATATAGCAGAGCATGCCGTTTGAAGTCTACATGTATTTATGGAGGTGCTCCAAAGGGACCACAGATTCGTGACTTAGAAAGAG GTGTGGAAATCTGCATTGCAACACCTGGAAGACTTATAGACTTCTTGGAAGCTGGGAAGACCAATCTCAGGAGGTGTACTTACCTTGTCCTTGATGAAGCTGACAGGATGCTTGACATGGGATTTGAACCTCAGATCAGAAAAATTGTGGATCAGATAAGA CCTGACAGGCAAACTCTGATGTGGAGTGCCACATGGCCAAAGGAAGTAAGGCAGCTGGCTGAAGACTTTTTGAAAGAATATGTACACATCAACATTGGTGCATTAGAACTAAGTGCAAATCACAACATTCTTCAGATTGTGGATGTGTGTCATGATGTAGAGAAAGATGACAA GCTTATTCGTTTGATGGAAGAAATAATGagtgagaaggaaaataaaacaattgtTTTTGTGGAAACCAAAAGACGGTGTGATGATCTTACCAGGAAAATGAGGAGAGATGG GTGGCCAGCAATGGGTATTCATGGTGATAAAAGTCAGCAGGAGCGTGACTGGGTTCTAAATG AATTCAAACATGGAAAAGCACCAATCCTGATTGCTACAGATGTTGCATCCAGAGGTCTAG ATGTGGAAGATGTGAAATTTGTCATCAATTATGACTACCCTAACTCCTCAGAGGACTATATCCACCGAATTGGACGAACTGCCCGCAGTACCAAAACAGGCACAGCATACACATTCTTTACTCCTAACAATATTAAGCAAGTAAATGACCTCATCTCTGTGCTTCGGGAGGCTAATCAAGCCATCAACCCCAAATTGCTTCAGTTGATTGAAGACAGAGGTTCAG GTCGTTCCCGAGGTGATCGACGTGACAGATATTCTGCGGGCAAAAGGGGTGGATTTAGTAGTTTTAGAGAGAGGGAGAACTTTGAGAGAAACTATGGTGCACTAGGAAAGAGAGACTTTGGAGCAAAAACTCAAAATGGGGCCTACAGTGCCCAAAGTTTCAGTAATGGAACTCCTTTTGGAAATGGCTTTGCAGCTGCAGGCATGCAAGCTGGCTTCAGGGCTGGTAACCCTGCAGGAGCTTACCAGAATGGCTATGATCAGCAGTATGGAAGTAATATTGCAAATATGCACAATGGCATGAACCAACAGCAGTATGCATATCCTGCCACTGGTGCTGCTCCTATGATAGGTTACCCAATGCCGACAAGTTATTCTCAATAA